Within Sorangiineae bacterium MSr11367, the genomic segment GTTCGATGGCCGGTCGCCGCGCCCGACGTGGGGTGCACGCTGGACATCACTCGGGCGCCTGGGCACGAAAACGCATTCGGGCTGCTGACCTTGGTGCCGCCGAAGGTACCGGGGCACCGCGAGCTTCCACGCGATCTCATCGTGTTGCTCGACACCAGCGGTTCGATGTCGGGTGCGCCGTTGGAACAGGCGAAGCGCATGACGGCGGCGTTGGTGCAGACGCTCTCGGAGCGCGATCGGCTGGAGATGATCGAGTTTTCCCAAGAGCCGCGCCGATGGCAGGAAGGCGCCGTCGCGGTCACGAGCGATGCGCGGCGCGGCGCCCTGGAATGGATCTCGCGCCTCCGCGCATCGGGAGGAACGGAGATGCACGCGGGCATTCGCGAGGCCCTGCGGCCGCTTCGCTCGGAGAGCCAACGGCAGGTCGTCCTCGTCACCGATGGCCTGATCGGGTTCGAGACCGAGATCGTGCGAGAGATTCTCGCGTGCCTTCCCGGCGGGGCGCGCGTGCACACGGTCGGCGTCGGCTCCGCGGTCAATCGGTCGCTCACCGGGCCCGCAGCGCGCGCTGGGCGCGGGGCCGAACTGATCCTCGGTCTCGATGAAGACCCCGAGCGCGCGGCCCAACGCCTCGTGGCCCGCACGGCGATGCCCATCGTGGTCGACGTCGAAGTCGCCGGGACCGCACTCGTGCAGTGCGCCACCGAGAAAATTCCGGACTTGCTTGCGAGCTCCCCCGTGCTGTCCAGCCTGCGTTTGTCCGCCGAAGGAGGCAGCCTTCGCGTGTGTGGCCGCACCACCGCGGGCATCTGGGAGAAGCACCTGGAGGTTCCGCCTGCCCATGCGCCGGACAACCCGGCCATCGTCGCGCTCTTCGGTCGCGAGCTGGTCGAAGATCTGGAAATGCGCGCGGCCGCGGCGGCCGTCGATGCGGAATCGTCCAACGATGCCATCGAGCGGACGGGCCTTCAATTTGGAATTGCGACGCGCATGACCTCGTGGGTCGCCATCTCCGAAGAGAAGACCGTCGATCCCCGGGCACCGATGCGCCGCGAACGTATTCCGCACCACGTGCCGTACGGCATGTCCGTGGAGGGCCTCGGATTGCGCGCCCCTGCGATGGCGGCGAGGTTCCTCGCGGCCGGCCCCGTGGTGCAGCGCCGGGGCCGCTTGGAGGACCCAGCGGGGCCGGCGAGTCGCTCCGCACCGAGGCCAGTCTCCTGGTTCGATCGACTCTTCGGGCGCAAGACCCCGGCATCCGTGCGGGAGCGTACCCTGCGGGGTACACGGGTCACGCGCGTGAAGGATCTTCTCGTGGTCGAAGTCCTCGTCGAAGGCGATGCCCTCGAGTGGGAGCTTCCGAAAGAGGTCGTGCTGTTCTTCCCGCGCAACTCCGGTGAGCCCGCACACGCGAAATGCGACCCTCGATTCACGACCACAGCCGCACTTCTACAGCCCGGCGTATCGTTTCGCGTAGCCATCGCCATCGACACCGCGGAAACACGGAGCCCCGTGCGGATCGCGCTTCGCATGAACAACCAGAACGTGGGCATCACGCTCGAATCCACATGAACGATCTCGATATCCATGCATCGGCCATTCGAGCGGGCAATTCCGATGCCTTCGGACATTGGCTCGCCGGCGCCGAGCGGCCGGTGCGCGAAAGCCTTCGCTCGTTCGCGGCGCATCTGGATACGGAGGCCATCGTCCAGGAAGCCTTCTTGCGCGTTTGGCAGGTCGCCCCGCGGTTCGAGCCCGACGGGATGCCCAATGGCCTGCTTCGGCTGGCCGTTCGCATCGCACGCAACCTCGCCATCAGCGAGCGGCGGCGCCTTCGCGGGGATCACGACGCGCACATCGACGATGTCCCCGCGCCCACGCCGGCCACGCACGATCCGATGCTGCGGCGCCTCATCGAGGATTGCCATCGCGACCTTCCGGAAAAGCCCGCCCTCGCATTGCGTGCACGCCTCGAACACGGCGGCACGGAAGGCGATGATGCGCTGGCGCGGCGTCTGTCGATGCAGAAGAACACCTTTCTCCAAAACTTCACGCGCGCTCGAAAGCTCTTGGCCCAATGCCTCGAGCGGCGTGGCGTTCGCCTGGCGGAGTTGGCATGAGCACCCCCGAGATCGAGTTGCTCATCGAGGCCGTGACCGCAGCCCACCGCGCGCGCGATCGCGATGGCACGTTGCAATTTCACCCAGCCTGGTACGACCTCGACGAAGCCGATCGACGCGAGGCTTTTCAACGCACCACCGAACTGCGCGCGCTCGAAGCGCATCTCGATCCTGGAGGGCTCTCCAGCACCGCGAAGGCGGTCCTCGCACGCATTCGGTGAGGTGGGCATGAGCACGTCCGTGGCCGCGAGCATGGCCAGTCAGGAAAGGCGGCTTCGGTGCGAAGGATGGCGCCTTCGGCCTCAATTGAAGCGGGCGCGGGCTCGTAACTTGGGAAATTCTTGCGAGTGCCGCACAATGCCCGCGCCTGCCTCACGTTGGCACCAAACTTGATAACGCCGAGCTTCGATGAATCATTCGAAATTCGCCTATTTCGTCGCCACGCTTCTCGCGGTTCCGTGTTTGGCCAACTGCGTGACAGGTGTGGCAGGCGCCCCGACCGATGATCGACAAACCTCGACGAGCGCATCGCTCGTTTCGAGTGAGGACACCGATGGCGGCGTCCCCGTTTGCTCCTCGACCGAACCGTGTGGCCCGGGACAGGTCTGCGTCGAAGGCGTCTGCGTCGACCCCGATGGTGGCGTCGATCCCGATGGTGGCGTTGACCCCGACGGTGGCGTCGATCCCGATGGCGGCGTCGACCCCGATGGCGGCGTGGATGCCGGCCCGACCGCGTGCTCATCCGATGCGGATTGCGGCCCAGGTCAAGGCTGCGTCGGCGGTTTCTGCCAATAGAACAACGACCGTGATACGACTGCTCCGGCATGCGTCGCAGCGTCATGCTGGATCGATGTCGAGCGGTTCTCTTCCTGGCGGCCCTCACGGCCGCCTTATCCTGCCCGCACCGCGCCAACGCCGCCCCTGACGGGGGGTCCGACGCCTCGGTCGGCGACGCCGGTGCGGACGCCGCCGAGGCCATCGACCCGGCCGCCGCGGCGCTACGCCAGACCGCGCAGCAGGTACGCGATCTCGTCGCCGGCAAGCTCGATGCGCGAACGAGCCCGAGCCCCCTCTTCGACGTGCGCATCGACGACGATGCCGCCGTCGACCTCGAAGGCAAACGCCTCGCGGCCATGTTGCGCGACGTCGATGCCGCTGCCCGCAAGCCCAAAGCGGCCATCGACGCCGGCCCGCCCCTATGGACCGCACGCATCGAGCTCGATCGGGCACGGCTCGCGTTCTACAGCTTGCCGAAGCCGGCCCGCGAATCCCTCCTCGCCGAACACACCGAGCGGCAAAAGGCCCTCGCACCACCACCGCCGAGCGATGCCGACCGCCGCGAGCACGATGCCGAGCAAGAGCGGCAAAAGGCACTGCAGGCCGCGCGCGACGCTCGCACCGAGGTCGAACGGCTCGTCTCCGAGGAGTACGCACGCCTTCTCGAAGTGCAGCGCGCCCAGACCCTCTTCGACAAAGAGCTCGCCGCACGTAAGGCCACCATCACCCAGGGCCACGAGGAAACGCTCACCTGGCAACGCCGTGCCCGCGAAGCACGTGCACCGGGTGCGCCGGCGCAG encodes:
- a CDS encoding VWA domain-containing protein, whose translation is MVMSTAGSSLTLTGIRVEADACGGLARVKLEQHFCNPHSEPLSVTYSFPLPWDAAVSAFAFRIGERRIIGEIDRRSAARERFEAAILEGKTAARIDEERSSLFTQHLGNIPPGAEVIAELTIDQRLVWNDEGAWEWRFPLAVAPRYLGAEGRVADASAIVQAMTESQPVGAALSLRIRDALDDRKPESPSHPIQRDDDGHVTLAHASLDRDVVVRWPVAAPDVGCTLDITRAPGHENAFGLLTLVPPKVPGHRELPRDLIVLLDTSGSMSGAPLEQAKRMTAALVQTLSERDRLEMIEFSQEPRRWQEGAVAVTSDARRGALEWISRLRASGGTEMHAGIREALRPLRSESQRQVVLVTDGLIGFETEIVREILACLPGGARVHTVGVGSAVNRSLTGPAARAGRGAELILGLDEDPERAAQRLVARTAMPIVVDVEVAGTALVQCATEKIPDLLASSPVLSSLRLSAEGGSLRVCGRTTAGIWEKHLEVPPAHAPDNPAIVALFGRELVEDLEMRAAAAAVDAESSNDAIERTGLQFGIATRMTSWVAISEEKTVDPRAPMRRERIPHHVPYGMSVEGLGLRAPAMAARFLAAGPVVQRRGRLEDPAGPASRSAPRPVSWFDRLFGRKTPASVRERTLRGTRVTRVKDLLVVEVLVEGDALEWELPKEVVLFFPRNSGEPAHAKCDPRFTTTAALLQPGVSFRVAIAIDTAETRSPVRIALRMNNQNVGITLEST
- a CDS encoding sigma-70 family RNA polymerase sigma factor; its protein translation is MNDLDIHASAIRAGNSDAFGHWLAGAERPVRESLRSFAAHLDTEAIVQEAFLRVWQVAPRFEPDGMPNGLLRLAVRIARNLAISERRRLRGDHDAHIDDVPAPTPATHDPMLRRLIEDCHRDLPEKPALALRARLEHGGTEGDDALARRLSMQKNTFLQNFTRARKLLAQCLERRGVRLAELA